The Metabacillus litoralis genome contains a region encoding:
- a CDS encoding YaaC family protein, protein MSALTWERLLSYHSTQTIQKKLERSYQLSSYDNASGLSYDNCYRFIYFLKHGENFFKQADQSPHAIQPILLFYGISQLIKACLLIVDPEYPSTSSVLAHGVSSRKRKKQQYQFLKDEIKIQRNGLFSHVAKHLFHIDHLEAEKYSMEQLLKQIAEMKDVFIFHLSDNPLIKISSDKLGHLALTEDIAQSFHMSVNRLGEFIKERYQYNIVREEENNLYLKINQANSSIQLSPFLYHIEEKAYYLPNTRESLSNLPEILVHYLLLYNLSMISRYETEWWYELLLGATNDDYPFILRYMEIAKRKIPFFILEFLEGRL, encoded by the coding sequence ATGTCAGCACTAACTTGGGAACGCTTACTATCTTATCATTCAACACAGACTATACAAAAGAAACTAGAGAGAAGTTACCAACTTTCCTCATATGATAATGCGAGTGGTCTGTCATATGATAATTGTTACCGATTCATCTATTTCCTAAAACATGGCGAAAACTTTTTTAAGCAAGCAGATCAATCACCACATGCCATTCAGCCAATCTTGCTCTTTTACGGTATATCACAACTGATCAAAGCTTGTTTATTAATTGTGGACCCTGAATACCCCTCCACATCATCTGTTCTAGCTCATGGTGTATCAAGTAGAAAACGAAAAAAGCAACAATACCAATTTTTAAAAGATGAAATTAAAATTCAAAGAAACGGGTTATTCAGTCATGTTGCCAAGCATCTTTTTCATATCGATCATCTTGAAGCAGAAAAATACTCAATGGAACAATTACTAAAACAAATTGCAGAAATGAAAGATGTTTTTATCTTTCATCTATCAGACAATCCCCTTATTAAGATATCTAGTGATAAATTAGGTCATCTAGCTCTTACTGAAGACATTGCCCAATCCTTTCATATGTCGGTAAATCGTCTTGGAGAATTTATAAAAGAACGATATCAATATAATATTGTGAGAGAAGAAGAAAATAATCTATATCTTAAAATTAACCAAGCAAATTCATCAATCCAATTGTCACCATTTTTATATCACATTGAAGAGAAAGCGTACTACTTGCCAAATACCCGTGAATCGTTATCAAATTTACCAGAGATACTTGTTCATTATTTACTGCTTTATAATCTAAGTATGATCTCTAGATACGAAACTGAATGGTGGTATGAACTACTACTAGGTGCCACTAATGATGACTATCCATTCATACTAAGATATATGGAAATCGCTAAAAGGAAAATTCCTTTTTTTATTTTGGAGTTCTTGGAAGGGCGGTTATAG
- the pdxT gene encoding pyridoxal 5'-phosphate synthase glutaminase subunit PdxT translates to MLKIGVLGLQGAVREHIRSIEACGAEGIVVKTTDQLDDLDGLIIPGGESTTMRRLIDKYNFMEPLKAFAESGKPMFGTCAGLILLAKNLVGYSESHLGLLDVTVERNSFGRQKDSFEAELMITGVGEDFVGVFIRAPHIVEVGEDVEILSKHNGRIVAARQGQFLGCSFHPELTDDHRMTQLFINMVKESK, encoded by the coding sequence ATGCTGAAAATTGGTGTTTTAGGTTTACAAGGTGCTGTGCGAGAACATATTCGTTCAATCGAAGCTTGTGGTGCAGAAGGAATCGTCGTTAAGACAACAGACCAACTTGATGACCTTGACGGCTTAATTATTCCAGGTGGAGAAAGCACCACAATGCGTCGCTTAATCGATAAATATAACTTCATGGAACCTTTAAAAGCTTTTGCTGAATCAGGTAAGCCTATGTTCGGAACATGTGCAGGCTTAATTCTATTAGCAAAAAATCTAGTAGGTTATTCTGAGTCTCATTTAGGATTATTGGATGTTACGGTAGAACGTAACTCCTTTGGTCGCCAAAAGGATAGCTTTGAAGCAGAGCTAATGATTACCGGTGTTGGTGAAGATTTTGTTGGTGTCTTCATACGAGCTCCACATATTGTGGAAGTTGGAGAAGATGTAGAGATTTTATCTAAACATAACGGAAGAATCGTTGCTGCTAGACAAGGTCAATTTCTTGGATGCTCATTTCATCCAGAACTAACGGATGATCACCGAATGACTCAGTTATTTATAAATATGGTGAAAGAGTCTAAATAA
- the pdxS gene encoding pyridoxal 5'-phosphate synthase lyase subunit PdxS gives MSNNTGTDRVKRGMAEMQKGGVIMDVVNAEQAKIAEEAGAVAVMALERVPADIRAAGGVARMADPTIVEDVMNAVSIPVMAKARIGHIVEARVLEAMGVDYIDESEVLTPADEEYHLLKSDFTVPFVCGCRDLGEATRRIAEGASMLRTKGEPGTGNIVEAVRHMRKVNAQIRKVAAMSEDELMTEAKNLGAPFELLLQIKKEGKLPVVNFAAGGVATPADAALMMQLGADGVFVGSGIFKSENPAKFARSIVEATTHFQDYELIASLSKGLGSAMQGIEISSLLPEHRMQERGW, from the coding sequence ATGAGTAACAATACAGGTACTGACCGCGTAAAACGTGGAATGGCAGAAATGCAAAAAGGCGGCGTCATCATGGACGTTGTAAATGCAGAGCAAGCAAAAATCGCAGAGGAAGCAGGCGCTGTTGCTGTAATGGCACTTGAGCGAGTTCCAGCTGACATTCGTGCAGCAGGCGGTGTAGCAAGAATGGCTGATCCTACAATCGTTGAGGACGTTATGAATGCTGTATCTATTCCAGTTATGGCAAAGGCTCGTATCGGTCACATCGTTGAAGCTCGTGTACTTGAAGCTATGGGTGTAGATTACATTGATGAGAGTGAAGTATTAACTCCAGCTGACGAAGAATATCACCTACTAAAAAGTGATTTCACAGTTCCATTTGTATGTGGATGCCGTGATCTTGGTGAAGCAACACGCCGTATTGCTGAAGGTGCTTCAATGCTTCGTACAAAAGGTGAGCCAGGTACTGGTAACATCGTTGAGGCAGTACGTCATATGCGTAAAGTAAATGCTCAAATTCGTAAAGTTGCAGCAATGAGTGAAGATGAATTAATGACTGAAGCAAAAAATCTTGGTGCACCATTTGAACTTCTTCTTCAAATCAAAAAAGAAGGCAAATTACCTGTTGTTAACTTCGCAGCTGGTGGTGTAGCAACTCCTGCTGATGCGGCATTAATGATGCAATTAGGAGCAGACGGTGTATTCGTTGGTTCTGGTATCTTTAAATCAGAAAATCCTGCAAAATTTGCTCGTTCAATCGTTGAAGCAACAACACACTTCCAAGATTATGAGTTAATTGCAAGCCTATCAAAAGGACTTGGATCTGCAATGCAAGGAATTGAAATTTCAAGCCTTTTACCAGAACACAGAATGCAAGAGCGTGGTTGGTAA
- a CDS encoding D-alanyl-D-alanine carboxypeptidase family protein, translating to MNNVRIKQLIAIVVAFAFVITSFYPYSNAQAAEPISINASSAIIIEESTGTILYGKNVDEMLPVASMAKVMTEYLVLEAIKDGKIKWDQTYTPSEYVYEISQNRNLSNVPLRLDGSYNVEELYEAMAIYSANGAAIGLAELIAGSETAFVKMMNDKAKELGLTNYEFVNATGLENKDLLGKHPEGTSADAESKVSARDMALLSQRLIQDFPDILKTASIAKKTFREGTDDATEMPNWNWMLPGLVYGYEGVDGLKTGSTSSAGSCFTATAEKNGMRVITVVMNAKAEDGGGDVKNPRFFATEKMLNYAFDHFTVKEVFPAGYQIKKESTIPVVKGKEDSVAVETKKAVTLVVKNGEEESYKASYKIDSSQLTKAGELTAPVKEGQKVGTMIVNYAGEGEALSYVQKDKLPQVDLITKEAVEKANWFVLSMRGIGGFFGGLWGTVTDTVKGWF from the coding sequence ATGAACAACGTGAGAATAAAACAATTAATTGCAATTGTCGTTGCTTTTGCATTTGTAATTACGTCTTTTTACCCTTATTCAAATGCACAAGCAGCAGAGCCCATTTCTATTAATGCAAGTTCTGCAATCATTATTGAAGAATCAACAGGTACTATTCTTTATGGTAAAAACGTAGATGAAATGCTACCAGTCGCTAGTATGGCAAAGGTTATGACAGAGTACCTGGTGCTAGAAGCAATAAAGGATGGAAAAATCAAGTGGGATCAAACGTATACACCTAGTGAATATGTGTATGAAATTTCTCAAAATCGTAATCTATCAAATGTACCATTACGACTTGATGGCTCTTACAATGTAGAGGAATTATATGAGGCTATGGCCATTTATTCTGCAAATGGTGCAGCAATTGGTCTGGCTGAGTTAATTGCTGGATCCGAAACGGCATTTGTAAAAATGATGAATGATAAAGCAAAAGAATTAGGTTTAACAAACTATGAATTTGTTAATGCAACAGGATTAGAAAATAAAGATTTACTTGGAAAGCACCCTGAAGGAACAAGTGCAGATGCAGAAAGTAAAGTTTCTGCTCGAGATATGGCACTGTTATCACAACGATTAATTCAGGATTTTCCTGATATCTTAAAAACAGCTAGTATTGCTAAAAAAACCTTCAGAGAAGGAACTGATGATGCTACAGAGATGCCAAACTGGAACTGGATGCTTCCAGGTCTTGTTTACGGCTATGAAGGCGTTGATGGACTGAAAACTGGATCAACTTCATCTGCAGGCTCTTGCTTTACAGCAACTGCTGAAAAAAACGGTATGCGAGTAATCACAGTTGTGATGAATGCAAAAGCTGAAGATGGAGGTGGAGATGTTAAAAATCCACGCTTCTTTGCAACCGAAAAGATGTTGAATTATGCGTTTGATCATTTTACAGTAAAAGAAGTTTTTCCTGCTGGTTATCAAATTAAGAAAGAGTCAACGATCCCGGTAGTAAAAGGGAAAGAAGATAGTGTAGCTGTAGAAACAAAGAAAGCCGTTACGCTTGTTGTGAAAAATGGAGAAGAAGAATCATATAAGGCATCTTATAAGATTGATTCTAGTCAATTAACGAAAGCAGGAGAATTGACTGCTCCAGTTAAGGAAGGTCAAAAGGTAGGAACAATGATTGTGAATTATGCTGGTGAAGGAGAAGCACTAAGCTATGTTCAAAAAGATAAACTTCCTCAAGTAGATCTTATTACAAAAGAAGCTGTTGAAAAGGCAAACTGGTTTGTTTTATCCATGAGAGGAATTGGCGGTTTCTTTGGTGGATTATGGGGAACAGTAACAGATACAGTTAAAGGCTGGTTTTAA
- the guaB gene encoding IMP dehydrogenase → MWEQKFSKEGLTFDDVLLVPAKSEVLPRDVDLSVQLTPSLTLNIPIISAGMDTVTEAELAIAIARQGGMGVIHKNMSIEQQAEQVDKVKRSERGVITDPFYLTPEHQVYDAEHLMGKYRISGVPIVNNPEEQKLVGIITNRDMRFIQDYSIKISDVMTKENLVTADVGTTLKDAESILQKHKIEKLPLVDEDGVLKGLITIKDIEKVIEFPHSAKDSHGRLVVAAAVGVTADTMVRVQKLVEKNVDAIVVDTAHGHSKGVLETVKAIRNEYPELNIIAGNVATADATRDLIEAGANVVKVGIGPGSICTTRVVAGVGVPQITAVYDCATEARKHGVSIIADGGIKYSGDMVKALAAGGHAVMLGSLLAGTSESPGATEIFQGRRFKVYRGMGSVAAMEKGSKDRYFQEDNKKFVPEGIEGRTPYKGPLADTIYQLVGGIRSGMGYCGTKDLQELRENSQFIRMTGAGLKESHPHDVQITKEAPNYSL, encoded by the coding sequence ATGTGGGAACAAAAATTTTCTAAAGAAGGCTTAACTTTTGATGATGTTTTATTAGTACCAGCTAAATCAGAGGTTTTACCTAGAGATGTTGATTTAAGTGTACAATTAACTCCAAGCTTAACGCTTAATATTCCAATCATTAGTGCTGGGATGGATACAGTAACAGAAGCAGAATTAGCAATTGCCATTGCAAGACAGGGTGGTATGGGTGTTATCCATAAAAACATGTCAATTGAGCAACAAGCAGAGCAAGTGGATAAAGTAAAAAGATCTGAAAGAGGAGTTATTACTGATCCATTTTATTTAACTCCAGAGCATCAAGTGTATGATGCAGAGCACTTAATGGGTAAATATAGAATTTCAGGTGTTCCGATTGTAAATAACCCCGAAGAACAAAAGTTAGTTGGAATCATCACAAACCGTGATATGAGATTTATTCAGGATTATTCAATAAAGATCAGTGATGTGATGACAAAAGAAAATCTTGTAACAGCAGATGTTGGAACAACATTAAAGGATGCCGAGAGTATCTTACAAAAACATAAAATTGAAAAATTACCTTTAGTTGATGAAGATGGTGTACTTAAAGGATTAATAACGATTAAGGATATTGAAAAAGTTATTGAGTTCCCTCATTCAGCAAAAGACTCACATGGTCGTTTAGTAGTTGCTGCAGCAGTAGGAGTAACAGCAGATACAATGGTACGTGTACAGAAGTTGGTTGAAAAAAATGTAGATGCGATTGTTGTTGATACTGCCCATGGTCATTCTAAAGGTGTATTAGAAACAGTAAAAGCAATTCGTAACGAATATCCTGAATTAAACATCATTGCTGGTAATGTCGCAACAGCAGATGCTACAAGAGATTTAATTGAAGCAGGAGCGAATGTAGTTAAAGTTGGAATTGGTCCTGGTTCTATTTGTACAACAAGGGTTGTAGCTGGAGTAGGTGTTCCACAAATTACAGCTGTTTATGATTGTGCAACTGAGGCTAGAAAGCATGGAGTTTCCATTATCGCTGACGGAGGAATTAAATACTCTGGAGATATGGTAAAAGCACTTGCAGCTGGTGGTCATGCTGTTATGTTAGGAAGCTTGCTTGCAGGTACTTCTGAGAGCCCAGGAGCAACTGAAATCTTCCAAGGAAGACGATTTAAAGTATACCGTGGAATGGGATCAGTTGCAGCGATGGAGAAGGGAAGTAAGGACCGTTACTTCCAAGAAGATAATAAAAAGTTTGTTCCAGAGGGAATTGAAGGAAGAACTCCTTACAAAGGTCCATTAGCTGATACAATTTATCAGCTTGTTGGTGGAATCCGATCAGGAATGGGATATTGTGGTACGAAAGATCTTCAAGAACTAAGAGAAAACTCACAATTTATTCGTATGACAGGTGCAGGCTTAAAAGAAAGCCATCCACACGATGTACAAATTACGAAAGAAGCCCCAAATTACTCTTTATAA